A window of Candidatus Nitrospira allomarina genomic DNA:
ATATTCGTGATGCTGCTGCCGAAGTAAGAGTGGCTATGAATATACTTGATGCCTTCCACTGTCGAAGTTAGGAAACGCTCGAACAGATATGTGATGCGCCCTTCTACCTGCTGCGGCAGCATGCCGGAATAGATCCAGACCACAGAGGTGACGGGAATCGTAATATCCGGAAAGATGTCGGTCGGCATGTGGCGCACCGTCATAACCCCCAGAAGCACGATGAGAATGGTCATAACCACGAAGGTATACGGGCGTCGCAGAGCAATGAGGACAATCTGATTCATGCACGAAGCCTCCCAAAAACTGGTTGAGTTTCTGTCATGGTAAACAATACTGAGCTACACGACCTCTTTGGTTTCCGTGATCCGGGTCTCATCCACTGAACTCAGCGGTTTCCCTAGCGACTAGCAAAATCCTTACCCAGCTAATTGACCTCCACATTTCAGGAAGCCACGGTAGGATGCGAGCAGGTTATTGGCGCGATGTCGTCGGCATCAGGTCTACGTCGAACATGTTGAACAGCAAAGTTTAAGGAGTAGGGATTCGGTTTTTGCACTGAGCGCATCGTGCGAAAATTCACAATTCCGAAAGATTGGCCGGTCAGGCCGGTAGAGAGGAAATTCAGAGAATGACTTAAAAAGATTCGAATTGAAGGGGTTTTTCTTATTCCGTTTTATAGATCCGACATAGGCATTTATTTTGCTATTTCTCCTTATTGAGTTCGCATGTTTTTTATTTGTCATTTCAGGAAGAAGAAGTTGATGGGCATGGTAACGGGTTGAGATTTTCTGCTGGGACACAAATGATGAATCCGTGGACCTCAATGGGGCAATTTGATTTGTAAGCATATTTCCTTGGCGCATGACGGTAGATTAGCGTGTGATGCAGCGACGAAGTGAATGGTGGACAGGCAACGAACCTCTTGTTAGCGGTGGGGCGAAAATTTGGGGAGGGGGCTCTGCGGCCATGCGCATCAGCAGAAGTCATCTTACGAGATCTCTGATTGAGGATAGATTCAATCTCATTTATTCATCTTACAAATTAGACCCTCTAACGATGAAGGTCAGAAAGCTGAGCAGCATGATGGGAATTCGCAATTTTGGTAGGGCAATAGCGCTGGTAGGTGGGATCCTAGGTGTCGTGGCAACTGGAGGGCCTGTTCAGGCTGAAGCTCTGACAATTGGGGCTGCCCCAAGCCTGAGGGCGGCATTACAGGAAATTGTTCCAATGTTTGAAAAAGAATATGACGCGGCCGTAAAGGTGGTGTACGGTCCGTCGCAAATATTTCGCCGGCAAATTGAAAAGGGAGCTCCGATTGATGTGTTTCTTCCTGCGGCGGTGGGGGAAGTCGAAAAACTGCAAAAAAAGAGGCTGACTCTCAATGGAGGGCCTAGGGTCTACGCGCAGACTTCTCTCGTGCTCGTCATGTCTGCCACCTCACGGGTTATGCCGATCTCCTTTCGTGAGGCGCTGCCCAATGGAGCGATCCGCATGGCCCTTGGGGATCCAAACACTTCGTCGCTGGGAGAAATCACGGCACAGGCACTGGCCAAGCTCGATCCCCACTATAAGAGCCGATTCAAGCTGGTCTATGCCGCGCATGCTGGGGATATTGTGAATCTGATTCACACAGGGAAGGCGGATATGGGCATCATCTATCGCGTTGATGCGATCAACAATCCGCAAGTGCGCATCATTGATGAAAATCCTGCCGGAATGCATATTCCGGTACGGTTCGGGGAAGCGGTGGTATCGACCTGTCGAAAGGCATCCCTGAATGTCGCGAAGGACTTTTTCGATTTCATCATGAGTCCTCGCATACAAAAACTTCTCGTCAAATATGGATTTGATCATGACTTTGATTCTGTGTCATCGAATGGGTGAGGAAAAGGCGGAAGGATGGAGCGTGGTATTCACTATTCATGCGACACATTTTATCACGGTGAACGAATGTGACTCATAGCGGATGCGGAGGCGCATTCCTTTGGGCAGACAGGCGAACAATTACGAAATCACACACCCACAAGTCTCATAGGTCGGGACTGGTCTCCAAGGCGCCGGCATGCTGAACGGGGCCTTCAGCATCTGGTGAAATGGATCGATGCTAAATCGTCAAGATGTCCTGACTTTTTTCAACCTGTTTCAGGTCACCAATTCAGAATCGGATGGACCGTGAGTCGACGGCTGAACAGCCGAGCGCTCGGCAACACTCTTATCGCTGTCGGGTAATCCCATTCATTCCATCCTGCCCGATCGGATAGACAGGCTTGGAAAAACCCTAAACATAACAACGCGCATTTGATATTCGATGAATCGGCGTGAACGAAGTGGTGCTGTCATGCATATCGCATGTTGGGGGGTATGCGACTCTTTTCTTTGTGGCCCGTGACGCGGGTGGCCAGAACTCATGCAAGATTTTTCCGGTTCTGGCTATGGGCAACCCGACGTTCCGCGAGAAAGACCGACTCGTCAGGCTTGCAGGCTGACGGAGTTAAGCCAACCTCCGTCTGTTTCGATGAGCGTGGTGGCTTCTTTCGGCCCCCATCCGCCGCGTTTGTAGGAACTGTCCGGGGGGTGCGGTTTCAGGACTGAGTCGACCACCGCCAAGAAGAACCCCAGGGCGTCGGACCGCGTGTCATCGCCATGGCTCCTGCTCGTTTCAGCTTCCTCATTCCTTTTTTTCATCATGTCCACCGAACTGCTTTCGCATGGCGGAGAGGAGTCGATTGGCATAGTCGGCCTCACCCCTGGATTCAAATCGCCCGAAGAGCGCTGCGTTGATCACCGGGGTCGGCACACCCTCGTCAATCGCAGCCAGCGCCGTCCAGCGCCCTTCGCCGGAATCCGAGACCTGTCCCGAAAACCCGGCCAGCTCCGAATCTTCAACCAGCGCGGCCGCGGTCAAATCGAGCAGCCAGGAGGACACCACACTGCCCCGACGCCATACCTCGGCGACCTGGCCCATGTCGATCTGGTACTGATAGGCCTCCGGGTCACGCAGCGGTGTCGTCTCGGCATCCTGCTCGCGGGGGTGTAGCCCGACGTCGGCGTGTTTGAGAATGTTGAGACCTTCGGCATAGGCCGCCATGAGGCCATACTCTATTCCGTTGTGGACCATTTTCACGAAGTGTCCGGCCCCGGTCGGGCCGCAGTGCAAATAGCCCTGTTCGGCGGGAATTGGGGCGCCGCTCCTCCCGTAGGTGCGGGGCGCCGCCTTGATCCCCGGCGCAATAGTTTTGAAAATCGGCTCCAAGTGCTTGACGACATCTTCCTCTCCGCCGATCATCAGACAGTAGCCGCGCTCTAGACCGAAAACTCCCCCGCTGGTGCCGCAGTCGACATAGTGAATGCCGCGGATTTTGAGAGCCTTCGCTCGCTCAAGATCGTCGCGGTAATACGTGTTGCCGCCGTCAATGATGATATCGCCTGCCTCCATGCGCGAGGCCAGTTCCTGGACTGTTTCGCCGGCCACACCGGCGGGCACCATCACCCAGGCCGCACGTGGTTTGGACAGTTTCACAATGAATTCGTCAAGCGAGGCAGCGCCCTGTACGCCTTGGCCCTCAAGCTCTTTTACGGCAGCGCGGTTTCTATCGTAGACCACACAGGTATGGCCATCTTTCGTCAGGCGCCGGACCAGGTTCGCGCCCATTCGTCCAAGACCGATCATGCCAAGTTGCATCGTGTCTCTCCTTCCTAAAATGGGTATTCGTGTCTTCCGATCTTCAGCGTGGCGTTTTCAGAAGAGTTAGAGCCCGCCTGCATACGTTGGCGACGGTGAAGCCATACTCTCGCATGACAATATCGCCGGGAGCCGATGCACCAAAATGATCCACGGCGAGCACGTCACCATGGTTGCCGACATAGCGAGACCAACCCTGAGACACTCCGGCTTCGACCGCAAGTCTTGCGCCGACTGCCCCCGGCAACACCGTGTTGCGGTATTCCTGTGACTGGGCTTCGAACAGTTCCCAGCTCGGCATCGAGACGATGCGCACCTGGAGTTTTTGTTCCAGAAGTTTCTGCCGTGCTTCCACGATCAGAGAGACTTCAGACCCGCTGGCGATCAGAATGAGGTCAGGATGGCCATTCGGGGCATCGGCCAGGATGTATCCGCCACGCTGCAGGCCATCCGCAGCGGAAAACTCTGTGCGATCGAGCGTTGGCACAGATTGCCGCGTCAGGATCAAGGCCACCGGCCGGTCACGCGTTTCGATCGCTACGCGCCAAGCCGCTGCCGTCTCGTTGGCGTCGCCGGGTCGGATCACGATCAGATTGGGAATCGCTCGAAGACTGGCGACCTGCTCAACGGATTGATGGGTTGGGCCGTCCTCACCCAATGCGAGACTGTCATGCGTGAACACATATACCACTTGGATCCCCATCAGCGCGGCCAGGCGAATCGGCGGTCGCATGTAATCGGAGAAGGTCAGAAACGTCGCCCCGAAGGGAATGGTGCCGCCGTGCGTGGCCAGGCCGTTCAAAATCGCACCCATCCCATGCTCGCGTACCCCGAACTGGAGATTACGTCCGGCATAACTCCATCCGCCGCCCGCCGATCCTTGCAGATCACCAATGGCCGTGGAGGAATTCCCAAAGTTGCCGGCTTCGCTTAGTTCCGTGAAGGTTGACGGATTCAAGTCAGCCGAGCCCCCGATTAAGCCAGGGAGTGCCTTGCTGATTGCGTCCATGATTTTTCCCGAGGCGACGCGGGTGGCCAGGCCTTTGCTATCGACGGGGAATTGCGGGATGTGCGCGTCCCAGCCTGGTGGTAATTCGCCCTTGATGAGTGAGCGAAGTTCACGGGCAAGGTCCGGATATTCTTTTTCATATTCCGAAAATGTTTCGTGCCATTTCGCCTCCGTTTGGCGGCCCTGGTCAATGGCCTGGCGACAATGCTGCTGAACTTCCTCCGGTACATGAAATGGGGGGTCAATGGGCCAGCCGAGGTTCTGTTTCGTCAATTTCACTTCCTCCTCGCCGAGCGGGGACCCATGCGCGGCAAAGGTTCCCTGTTTGTGGGGAGAACCATAGCCAATATGAGTCCTTATTAGAATCAGTGAGGGCCGGTCTGTGTCCTGACGCGCGGCATGGATAGCGCGATCGATAGCGTTCACATCGTTGCCGTCGTCGATCGTTTGTGTGTGCCAGCCATACGCCGCAAATCGTTGGGCGCGGTCTTCGGTGAACGTGAGCTGGGTGGACGCGGCGAGCGTGACCCGATTATCGTCATACAAATAGATCAGCTTTCCCAGCTTCAAATGACCCGCAAGGGAGGCGGTTTCGGCCGCCACGCCTTCCATCAGGTCACCGTCGCTAACCACCCCGTAGGTGTAATGATGTATGATTTCAAAACCGGGCCGATTATAACGCCCGGCAAGATAGGCTTCGGCGATAGCCATGCCCACTCCATTGCCGAATCCCTGACCGAGCGGGCCTGTGGTGGTTTCAACGCCGGGGGTTATTCCTCGCTCGGGATGACCCGGCGTGAGGCTGCCCCATTGGCGAAACTGTTTGATCTGATCGAGCGGCAAGTCATAGCCGGTGAGATAAAGCAAGCTGTACAACAGCATCGATCCGTGGCCGGCCGACAGAACGAACCGGTCTCGATTGAACCAGTGAGGATTGGAGGGGTTATGTTGAAGAAATCGTGTCCATAGGACATAGGCCATCGGGGCTGCGCCCAGCGGGAGTCCCGGGTGACCACTGTTGGCCTTTTGCACCGCATCCACCGACAAAAAACGAATTGTATTGATCGACAATTGCTCCAATTGCGCCGGACTCAGAGTTGTTGCTTTTGTGGTATTCATCGTACGTTTTCCTTGCAGGCTTCTTTTGGTGGCCCCACCTCGATGGATTCCAGGCCATCCAATAAGGTGAGAGATTATTTTGAGTTCTTTTTCTTCAGTGTTTTCTTACCCGATCGCTGCCGGGTACCTCGACTTTGAATTACTTCCAGGACATCTCTAAAAAAATCTGACAGGTGGCTTCCTCCTTGCGGTACTTCCATAACAAGGGGGAATGCGTCAGGTGACCCCCGACAACTCAGCCGTGTTAATCCTTCCACTCGTTAGGATGTCCTGCTCATGGTGTAAGCCCTCGTTCTTCAAGCCTTGTCCTATTTAACCGATGATCCAACGGAAGATCAAATTCGTAACCGGGCGTGCCGCGATCATCCTGTCTGCCATTTTCCGGAATTGTTCATATTCCATTCCACGAGTTGTTGGCCCACAGCGTATCGGCCGGTCGAAGTCAGAGGACGCCTGAGTCCAGCTCTAAGGGCCCATGTGGAAACACGTCTCCGGCCGCAATGGAAAAATTAATTTAATCAATTCAATGGAGAATACAGTGTTTTCTTCATATGTTATTCAATGAGAAAACAATTAAACTCTTGCGGGCGAAAGGTCATTTGATAGGAAAAAATCCCGCGGGGAAACCTCCTTAGATTTCATGGGTTGCGCGAAAAAGCACTTTAATAATGGAGCAAAATTGCTCAAGTACAGCCTTTCAAACTTGTGTACTGCAAACTGGATTGAATGGGACCGGTTACTTGAGACCTGATCGTGCAAAAGAAAAATGCTATGAATAGTGCAGGGAAGGGTCGCTTTTTTTGAATGTTGATTCCGACTTGGGGAACATGCCTACAGAGGGAATTGGGCGAGAGAGGGTAGAGAGGTGATAGAAAACCAATTGAAAAAGCAAAATTGAGATGGCAGCAGTGGACGCCTGCCATCCCCGGCGATTCCGGCAAATTATTGTGAGGCGTGAGAGACCATTGCTATGGCGAGTGAGATTTCGCAAGTAATGTGTCCTAAAAAAATCGGTCTTTCACAATGCACGGAAGTTCTCGATTGGCACCCATGACCATGAGTACTATCCCATTGTGCATCGGTGTTTTTGGGATGAAACGGAAAGGAAAAGTGTGAGGCCTTCACCTGAAAATAGGCTAAATCCCATGAGGTAGGGTGCTGGAAGATCCCCTCATGACATTTAGCCGGCCAATTGGTCAGGTGTTGGTATGCGTCTCATCTTAACCTATCGCCACTTTTGCTTGAGGAAAACGATAGAGCATGCGGACGGGTGGAGTGAGGGAGACGAGACCGACCAGGAGAGGTCCGAATCTCCCGAGGAACATACTGGATAAAATAATGATTTTTCCAAAATCCGTTAGTATCGCGGAGAGACTGAGCACGCCTCCGTTTCCAACGGAAAACCCAACCGTTCCCAATGCGGAGGCCACTTCAAACATGAGAGCCAAAAAAGGCTTATTTTCAATCAAGGCGAGGAAAAAGGTTAACGTGGTGACGGCTCCGATGGCCAGGAACATGATTGCCAGAGCTTGCAAGACAAGATGGAGAGGCATCCGT
This region includes:
- the gnd gene encoding phosphogluconate dehydrogenase (NAD(+)-dependent, decarboxylating); protein product: MQLGMIGLGRMGANLVRRLTKDGHTCVVYDRNRAAVKELEGQGVQGAASLDEFIVKLSKPRAAWVMVPAGVAGETVQELASRMEAGDIIIDGGNTYYRDDLERAKALKIRGIHYVDCGTSGGVFGLERGYCLMIGGEEDVVKHLEPIFKTIAPGIKAAPRTYGRSGAPIPAEQGYLHCGPTGAGHFVKMVHNGIEYGLMAAYAEGLNILKHADVGLHPREQDAETTPLRDPEAYQYQIDMGQVAEVWRRGSVVSSWLLDLTAAALVEDSELAGFSGQVSDSGEGRWTALAAIDEGVPTPVINAALFGRFESRGEADYANRLLSAMRKQFGGHDEKKE
- the modA gene encoding molybdate ABC transporter substrate-binding protein — translated: MMGIRNFGRAIALVGGILGVVATGGPVQAEALTIGAAPSLRAALQEIVPMFEKEYDAAVKVVYGPSQIFRRQIEKGAPIDVFLPAAVGEVEKLQKKRLTLNGGPRVYAQTSLVLVMSATSRVMPISFREALPNGAIRMALGDPNTSSLGEITAQALAKLDPHYKSRFKLVYAAHAGDIVNLIHTGKADMGIIYRVDAINNPQVRIIDENPAGMHIPVRFGEAVVSTCRKASLNVAKDFFDFIMSPRIQKLLVKYGFDHDFDSVSSNG
- the tkt gene encoding transketolase; the protein is MNTTKATTLSPAQLEQLSINTIRFLSVDAVQKANSGHPGLPLGAAPMAYVLWTRFLQHNPSNPHWFNRDRFVLSAGHGSMLLYSLLYLTGYDLPLDQIKQFRQWGSLTPGHPERGITPGVETTTGPLGQGFGNGVGMAIAEAYLAGRYNRPGFEIIHHYTYGVVSDGDLMEGVAAETASLAGHLKLGKLIYLYDDNRVTLAASTQLTFTEDRAQRFAAYGWHTQTIDDGNDVNAIDRAIHAARQDTDRPSLILIRTHIGYGSPHKQGTFAAHGSPLGEEEVKLTKQNLGWPIDPPFHVPEEVQQHCRQAIDQGRQTEAKWHETFSEYEKEYPDLARELRSLIKGELPPGWDAHIPQFPVDSKGLATRVASGKIMDAISKALPGLIGGSADLNPSTFTELSEAGNFGNSSTAIGDLQGSAGGGWSYAGRNLQFGVREHGMGAILNGLATHGGTIPFGATFLTFSDYMRPPIRLAALMGIQVVYVFTHDSLALGEDGPTHQSVEQVASLRAIPNLIVIRPGDANETAAAWRVAIETRDRPVALILTRQSVPTLDRTEFSAADGLQRGGYILADAPNGHPDLILIASGSEVSLIVEARQKLLEQKLQVRIVSMPSWELFEAQSQEYRNTVLPGAVGARLAVEAGVSQGWSRYVGNHGDVLAVDHFGASAPGDIVMREYGFTVANVCRRALTLLKTPR